One Aliidiomarina minuta genomic region harbors:
- the murD gene encoding UDP-N-acetylmuramoyl-L-alanine--D-glutamate ligase, translated as MNVATLLKQYERIGVVGLGLTGLSCARFLLQHDITPVLFDTRQQAPQAFQSDSSLNQCETYLGELQLEELLGLDMAIVSPGVPVSLDALKMAADAGVELISDIELFGRLVDVPVIAVTGSNGKSTVVSMCGHILESCGRNPGVGGNIGIPALELLHKGYDCIVLELSSFQLELTSSLRLAAATVLNVTPDHLDRYPSETAYALAKNRIYRHADMCIYNREDKQTQPTRQRRLQHQVSFGLAASDQGFGVEEQNNESWICFTGQPLLAVKDLPVEGDYNQLNAQAALALVSALGVDIEQAALAVPKFQSLAHRCQLVVEHNGVRWINDSKATNTGAAIAAITGLRPKVPGKLILIAGGDAKGADLGVMKSALEQVDLLITLGRDGRYLAALKPGALQVNDMQQAVNAAYQAAADGSLVLLSPACASLDMFSGFAERGEVFAAAAEACYARD; from the coding sequence ATGAACGTGGCAACTTTATTAAAGCAATATGAGCGGATCGGCGTTGTTGGGCTTGGCCTGACAGGGCTCTCCTGCGCTCGCTTTTTGTTGCAGCACGACATTACTCCGGTACTTTTTGATACACGGCAGCAGGCGCCACAAGCATTTCAAAGCGACAGCTCACTGAACCAATGCGAGACTTACCTTGGCGAACTGCAGTTAGAGGAATTGCTGGGGCTGGACATGGCGATAGTCAGTCCAGGTGTGCCAGTTAGTCTTGATGCACTTAAAATGGCCGCTGACGCCGGTGTTGAGCTGATTTCCGACATTGAACTCTTCGGCCGTCTGGTCGATGTGCCGGTAATTGCAGTGACCGGCTCCAATGGCAAATCCACGGTGGTCAGTATGTGTGGGCATATACTTGAGTCCTGCGGACGTAACCCTGGAGTGGGTGGTAATATTGGTATCCCGGCACTGGAATTATTGCACAAGGGATATGACTGCATTGTGCTTGAACTGTCCAGTTTCCAGCTGGAACTGACTTCCAGCTTGCGACTGGCAGCCGCGACTGTGCTTAATGTAACCCCGGATCATCTGGATCGTTACCCGAGTGAGACGGCTTATGCACTGGCGAAGAATCGCATCTATCGCCATGCGGATATGTGTATTTACAACCGCGAAGATAAACAAACGCAACCGACACGGCAGCGCCGTCTGCAGCACCAGGTAAGCTTTGGTCTTGCTGCCAGTGATCAGGGTTTCGGTGTTGAAGAACAAAATAATGAAAGCTGGATTTGCTTTACCGGACAGCCGTTGCTGGCAGTCAAAGACTTACCTGTCGAAGGGGATTATAACCAGTTAAATGCTCAGGCTGCACTGGCTTTAGTGAGTGCTCTGGGCGTTGACATAGAACAGGCCGCCTTAGCAGTTCCTAAGTTCCAGTCACTGGCACACCGTTGTCAGTTAGTTGTCGAACATAACGGCGTGCGCTGGATAAATGATTCTAAAGCGACTAATACAGGCGCGGCGATAGCTGCAATTACCGGGCTGCGACCTAAGGTACCTGGAAAACTGATACTAATCGCAGGTGGCGATGCTAAAGGTGCTGATTTAGGCGTGATGAAATCAGCCTTAGAACAGGTCGATTTACTCATTACTCTGGGTCGTGACGGGCGTTATCTGGCTGCTCTGAAACCCGGAGCCTTGCAGGTCAATGATATGCAGCAGGCTGTAAATGCCGCGTATCAAGCGGCTGCTGATGGCAGCCTGGTGCTCTTATCTCCAGCCTGCGCCAGCCTGGACATGTTTTCCGGTTTTGCCGAACGCGGTGAAGTATTTGCTGCCGCTGCGGAGGCCTGTTATGCGCGCGACTGA